A genomic window from Cupriavidus metallidurans CH34 includes:
- a CDS encoding O-antigen polymerase, with translation MSGTVYPNSASQQHDVTANVHRCAYCDNLDCYNAARTKPQTPLKMLFACVLMALVGLLISVKIGPGRGNPFTAFFCVWSAVTVGAFLAEDTFLTISEDFWAMLGAFLSIYLGCALYSSLRARVLPVESHISTISYRDKFVDIGQIVSVIALPIIYLKASEIAEMSVFSPAGYMALRAAFIAEVAASYGPIGYIVPVSFVIASIRLTQFLDKQTNKKNLAIAIAVALCMAYLTTGRTFFMMLFCFLLFPLIFRGKIKLGGVVIAGVVLAASFVMIALLTQRGVSATASVDDNVDGIIKTLRVYFLSPIFAMGSVFDGNGSATYGDYTFRFFYMLANVIGLNIEIPPLIRDYVLIPDMTNVFTVMDPYYRDFGVGGVLIFAALSGLAHDALYEKAKSEGGPYIFIHAAFMFPLVMQFFQDMYMSLLSTWIQVVFWYMLFVRVNSGKKNQQEIPQNV, from the coding sequence ATGAGCGGCACTGTATATCCGAACAGTGCCAGCCAGCAACATGATGTAACCGCAAATGTCCATCGGTGCGCCTATTGCGACAACCTAGACTGTTACAATGCAGCCCGAACAAAGCCACAAACCCCACTAAAAATGCTCTTTGCCTGCGTTCTGATGGCCCTCGTAGGGCTGCTCATTTCAGTGAAGATCGGGCCAGGCCGAGGTAACCCGTTCACCGCCTTCTTTTGCGTATGGTCCGCCGTGACGGTCGGCGCCTTCCTTGCGGAAGACACATTTCTGACGATCTCAGAAGATTTCTGGGCGATGCTCGGCGCCTTCCTGTCAATATATTTGGGGTGTGCGCTTTATTCGTCCTTACGTGCTCGCGTGTTACCAGTTGAGTCGCACATATCCACGATCTCATATCGAGATAAGTTTGTAGATATTGGGCAGATCGTTTCGGTAATAGCACTCCCGATTATCTACCTCAAGGCATCTGAGATCGCCGAAATGAGCGTTTTCTCGCCTGCAGGTTATATGGCGCTCCGCGCTGCTTTCATCGCGGAGGTTGCAGCAAGCTACGGCCCAATCGGATACATCGTCCCAGTTTCGTTTGTCATCGCATCGATCAGGCTCACACAGTTTCTTGACAAGCAGACAAACAAGAAGAATCTCGCAATAGCCATCGCGGTGGCGTTGTGCATGGCTTACCTGACGACAGGTAGAACCTTCTTCATGATGCTGTTCTGTTTTTTGCTGTTCCCGCTAATCTTTCGTGGAAAGATAAAGCTAGGAGGGGTGGTGATTGCAGGAGTGGTACTAGCAGCATCTTTTGTGATGATCGCCCTCCTCACACAAAGGGGAGTCTCGGCAACTGCGTCGGTTGATGACAATGTAGACGGCATAATCAAGACGCTGAGAGTCTATTTCCTCTCCCCCATTTTCGCAATGGGCAGTGTATTCGATGGGAATGGTTCGGCAACATATGGTGATTATACATTTCGCTTCTTCTATATGCTGGCGAATGTCATCGGACTTAATATAGAAATCCCTCCATTAATCCGAGATTATGTTTTGATCCCGGATATGACCAACGTTTTTACGGTGATGGATCCGTACTATAGAGACTTTGGTGTTGGTGGAGTTTTGATATTTGCCGCGCTCTCAGGTCTAGCCCATGACGCCTTGTATGAGAAGGCAAAATCAGAGGGCGGCCCGTACATTTTCATCCATGCCGCATTCATGTTTCCTTTGGTGATGCAGTTCTTTCAAGACATGTACATGTCACTGCTTTCCACATGGATACAGGTAGTGTTCTGGTACATGCTTTTCGTAAGAGTTAACTCAGGCAAAAAAAATCAACAAGAAATACCGCAGAATGTTTGA
- a CDS encoding DUF1987 domain-containing protein, with translation MENLFIAATPSSPEVSFDFTRHVLSLKGESYPENAAVFYGEAVARLRKYLSDCDGAAVTVNVALTYFNSSSTKMLFSMFDALNEAAERGNEIRLHWFHDEDDDTILEFGQELHADFPAIDFIDEVTTSS, from the coding sequence ATGGAAAACCTGTTCATCGCCGCCACGCCAAGCTCGCCCGAAGTGAGCTTCGACTTCACGCGGCACGTTCTTTCGCTCAAGGGTGAGTCCTACCCCGAGAATGCCGCGGTGTTCTACGGCGAAGCCGTAGCGCGCCTGCGCAAGTATCTGTCCGACTGCGATGGCGCAGCCGTCACGGTCAACGTCGCGCTGACGTACTTCAACAGCTCCAGCACCAAGATGCTGTTCAGCATGTTCGACGCGCTGAACGAGGCCGCCGAGCGTGGCAACGAGATCCGCCTGCACTGGTTCCACGACGAAGACGACGACACCATCCTCGAGTTCGGCCAGGAACTGCACGCCGATTTCCCCGCCATCGACTTCATCGATGAAGTGACGACCAGCAGTTGA
- the fliD gene encoding flagellar filament capping protein FliD, translating into MTTTSSTTSASSSGLISNLGVGSGLDLSSLLDQLTQAEQAPLTAITQEQQSYQTKLSAYGQIQSMLAAFQGSASQLASQSFFQATTASSSNTAVLSAAGSNTAATGNYAVNVTQLAQAQSLVSKGQANQAAAIGTGTIHVDFGSISGGTLDSNTSSATYGTYTGATFTANSANTGVDITIDSSHNTLQGIASAINNANAGVTASIINDGSGTPYRLVINSNNTGATNSVRLSVNETDGGTALANLVGYDPAGTQNLQQTVAAQNSQLTVNNIAIQSTSNTVSDAVAGVTMTLAQTGTSSVSVQRDTSSIMTGIQGFVTAYNNLQSTSASLSAYDPSTQTASPLTGDSTLSIMQSQMRSLLNTPQSNNALTTLSQIGISFQDDGTLAVDTSKLTTALNNNAGAVANLFGNTDGVSGYGNQISTLVKNLTSSTGALTTATAGINNTLKDLSNQYDQTQTQINADIANYKAQFTQLDVIMSQMQSTSAYLTQQFSTSSSKG; encoded by the coding sequence ATGACTACGACATCCAGTACGACTTCCGCCTCAAGCTCCGGCCTGATATCCAACCTCGGCGTTGGTTCCGGACTTGATCTGAGCTCCTTGCTCGATCAGCTCACTCAGGCCGAGCAGGCACCGCTGACCGCGATCACCCAGGAGCAGCAGAGCTACCAGACCAAGCTCTCCGCATATGGGCAGATCCAGAGCATGCTGGCGGCATTCCAAGGCTCGGCCAGCCAGCTTGCCAGTCAGTCCTTCTTCCAGGCAACGACTGCCAGTTCCAGCAATACCGCCGTGTTGAGTGCAGCTGGCAGTAATACGGCGGCCACCGGCAACTATGCGGTCAACGTCACGCAACTCGCGCAGGCGCAATCGCTCGTCTCGAAGGGACAGGCCAACCAGGCCGCTGCCATCGGCACCGGTACCATCCATGTCGATTTCGGCTCGATCTCCGGCGGCACGCTTGACAGCAATACGTCCAGCGCCACCTACGGTACATACACCGGGGCCACGTTCACGGCCAACAGCGCCAACACCGGCGTCGACATCACGATCGACAGCAGCCACAACACGCTGCAGGGCATCGCCAGCGCGATTAACAACGCCAACGCCGGCGTCACCGCAAGCATCATCAACGACGGGTCCGGCACACCCTACCGCCTTGTGATCAACTCGAACAATACGGGTGCCACCAACAGCGTGCGGCTTTCGGTCAATGAAACCGATGGCGGCACGGCGCTAGCGAACCTTGTTGGATACGATCCTGCCGGAACGCAGAACCTGCAGCAGACCGTTGCTGCCCAGAATTCCCAGCTCACGGTCAACAATATCGCCATCCAGAGCACCAGCAACACCGTGAGCGACGCGGTGGCCGGCGTGACCATGACATTGGCGCAGACAGGTACCAGCAGCGTCTCGGTGCAACGCGACACCAGCTCGATCATGACGGGCATACAGGGATTCGTCACCGCGTACAACAACCTCCAGAGCACCTCTGCCTCGCTGTCTGCATATGACCCCAGCACTCAGACGGCTTCGCCGCTGACCGGAGACTCCACGTTGAGCATCATGCAGTCGCAGATGCGCAGCCTGCTGAATACGCCCCAGTCGAACAACGCCCTCACCACGCTCTCGCAGATCGGCATCTCGTTCCAGGACGACGGTACGCTGGCGGTCGACACCAGCAAGCTGACCACGGCGCTGAACAACAATGCCGGCGCGGTGGCCAACCTGTTCGGCAACACCGACGGCGTAAGTGGCTATGGCAATCAGATCAGCACGTTGGTCAAGAACCTGACCAGCAGTACCGGTGCACTGACCACGGCAACCGCGGGCATCAACAACACACTCAAGGATCTGAGCAATCAGTACGATCAGACGCAGACGCAAATCAACGCGGATATCGCCAACTACAAGGCGCAATTCACGCAGCTCGACGTGATCATGTCGCAGATGCAGAGCACCAGTGCCTACCTGACGCAGCAGTTCTCGACCAGTAGTAGCAAGGGATAA
- a CDS encoding sodium:solute symporter family protein, which produces MPDTQSRFRRRLMLYYGLFTLGLFGFVGMMGLLEHSNADALWLGYVFLFVTIAIYACIGLICRTSDLNEYYVAGRRVPAMFNGMAIAADWMSAASFIGLAGIIFVSGYEGLAYVMGWTGGYCLVAFLLAPYLRKYGGYTIPDFLAARYGNGKPGGNMPVRAIAVLAASLCSFVYLVAQIQGVGLIVTRFIGVEFAVGVFFGLAGILVCSFLGGMRAVTWTQVAQYIMLIVAFLLTVSLIAWKHHHEVLPQVSYGKLLSQIDQTEKAIERDPAEIQVREIFQQQAIALQDRIARLPESFLEERNALDARLLELRARNAPLREIKSVERERLAFPVDAADALQQWTQMREDALARSRVSTPSTEPYPAASEQERKTQRLNFVLLVFCLMLGTASLPHILTRLYTTPSVRESRNSVAWAVFCIALLYVSAPTLAALVKAEFLQHLVGTPYAELPQWVVQWRKVDPPVFGIRDMNGDGIVQWAEILIQPDMIVLAAPEIAGLPYVISGLVAAGALAAALSTADGLLLTIANALSHDVYYHMVDRQASHQRRVTTAKVVLLGVALFASYVTSLRPGNILFLVGAAFSLAASSFFPVLVLAIFWRRTTAAGAVAGMATGLGVAVYYIFVNYPFFTKMTGIFGNRWFGVDPIASGAFGVPAGFAAAILVSLVTPRNAPVIDRLVNYLRKG; this is translated from the coding sequence ATGCCAGACACCCAGTCGCGCTTTCGCCGCCGGTTGATGCTGTACTACGGCCTGTTCACGCTCGGGCTGTTTGGTTTCGTCGGCATGATGGGCTTGCTGGAGCATTCCAACGCGGATGCGCTCTGGCTTGGCTACGTCTTCCTCTTCGTCACGATCGCGATCTATGCGTGCATCGGCCTGATCTGCCGTACCTCGGATCTCAACGAGTACTACGTGGCGGGACGGCGGGTGCCGGCCATGTTCAATGGCATGGCGATCGCCGCGGACTGGATGAGCGCGGCATCCTTCATCGGACTGGCCGGCATCATCTTCGTCTCGGGCTACGAAGGGCTGGCCTATGTAATGGGTTGGACCGGCGGCTACTGCCTGGTGGCCTTCCTGTTGGCGCCATACCTGCGCAAGTACGGCGGCTACACGATCCCCGATTTCCTGGCGGCGCGGTACGGCAACGGCAAGCCGGGCGGCAACATGCCGGTGCGCGCGATCGCCGTGCTGGCTGCATCGCTATGTTCGTTCGTTTATCTGGTGGCGCAGATCCAGGGAGTCGGGCTGATCGTCACGCGCTTTATCGGCGTGGAATTTGCCGTTGGCGTGTTCTTCGGTCTGGCCGGCATTCTCGTCTGTTCGTTCCTGGGTGGAATGCGCGCCGTGACGTGGACGCAGGTGGCGCAGTACATCATGCTCATCGTCGCGTTTCTGCTGACGGTGTCGCTGATCGCGTGGAAGCACCACCACGAAGTGCTGCCGCAGGTCAGCTATGGCAAGTTGTTGAGTCAGATCGACCAGACGGAAAAAGCGATCGAGCGCGATCCGGCCGAAATTCAGGTGCGCGAGATCTTTCAGCAGCAGGCCATAGCGCTGCAGGACCGCATCGCGCGACTGCCGGAATCGTTCCTGGAGGAACGCAACGCGCTCGACGCCAGATTGCTCGAGTTGCGGGCGCGCAATGCGCCGCTGCGCGAGATCAAGAGCGTGGAGCGCGAACGCCTGGCATTCCCGGTCGATGCGGCGGACGCGCTGCAACAGTGGACCCAGATGCGCGAGGATGCGCTCGCACGCAGCCGGGTTTCGACGCCCTCGACTGAGCCATACCCTGCGGCTTCGGAGCAGGAGCGCAAGACGCAACGGCTCAACTTCGTGCTGCTGGTGTTCTGCCTGATGCTCGGGACTGCCAGCCTGCCGCACATCCTGACGCGCCTCTACACGACGCCATCGGTACGCGAATCGCGCAACTCGGTGGCCTGGGCGGTGTTCTGCATTGCGCTGTTGTACGTGTCCGCGCCAACGCTCGCGGCGCTGGTCAAGGCCGAGTTCCTGCAGCATCTGGTAGGTACGCCATACGCCGAGTTGCCGCAGTGGGTGGTGCAATGGCGGAAGGTCGACCCACCCGTGTTCGGCATCCGGGACATGAACGGCGATGGCATCGTCCAATGGGCCGAGATCCTGATCCAGCCGGACATGATCGTGCTGGCCGCCCCGGAAATCGCCGGGCTTCCCTACGTGATCTCAGGACTGGTCGCGGCCGGCGCGCTGGCGGCAGCGCTGTCCACAGCCGACGGCCTTCTGCTCACCATCGCCAACGCGCTGTCGCACGACGTCTACTACCACATGGTCGACCGCCAGGCGAGCCACCAGCGGCGCGTGACGACCGCGAAGGTCGTGCTGCTAGGGGTGGCGCTATTTGCGTCCTATGTCACGTCGCTGCGGCCCGGCAACATCCTGTTCCTGGTCGGCGCGGCGTTCTCGCTGGCGGCATCGAGCTTCTTCCCGGTATTGGTACTAGCCATCTTCTGGCGCCGCACCACTGCAGCGGGCGCGGTAGCCGGCATGGCAACCGGCCTGGGTGTGGCGGTCTACTACATCTTCGTCAACTACCCGTTTTTCACCAAGATGACTGGAATCTTCGGCAACCGCTGGTTCGGCGTCGACCCGATTGCATCGGGCGCGTTCGGTGTGCCAGCCGGGTTTGCCGCGGCCATCCTGGTCAGTCTGGTGACGCCGAGGAATGCGCCGGTGATCGACAGGTTGGTGAATTATCTGCGGAAGGGGTAG
- a CDS encoding SiaB family protein kinase yields MTAAQSIDNEYEPFFAMARERNVIFYYVGYFSQNIIAAMSDAVRLQLSVSGVDGTTRRKLFSSFVEMAQNIVHYSSDSLTSPSQADGHLRHGSVCISMVDEHYRLMCSNPVSTARVAQLRGTLERVRTMTLDEIKRAYKETLRAEVPEGSKGAGLGILTMARDASAPLEYNFQPIDSDPVSTMFQLVATI; encoded by the coding sequence ATGACCGCCGCACAATCGATTGACAATGAATATGAGCCCTTCTTCGCGATGGCTCGGGAACGCAACGTGATCTTCTACTACGTCGGCTATTTTTCGCAGAACATCATCGCCGCGATGTCCGACGCGGTGCGCCTGCAGCTTTCCGTCAGCGGCGTGGACGGCACCACGCGTCGCAAGCTGTTCTCGTCGTTCGTGGAGATGGCGCAGAACATCGTGCACTACTCGTCCGATTCGCTGACATCGCCATCGCAAGCCGACGGTCATCTGCGCCACGGTTCCGTCTGCATCAGCATGGTCGACGAACACTACCGCCTGATGTGCTCGAATCCAGTGTCCACCGCGCGCGTGGCGCAACTGCGCGGCACGCTGGAACGCGTGCGCACCATGACGCTCGACGAGATCAAGCGCGCCTACAAGGAAACCCTGCGGGCCGAGGTGCCGGAGGGCAGCAAAGGCGCCGGTCTCGGCATCCTGACGATGGCGCGCGATGCCAGCGCCCCTCTGGAGTACAACTTTCAGCCGATCGATTCCGATCCGGTCTCGACGATGTTCCAGCTCGTCGCCACCATCTGA
- a CDS encoding GGDEF domain-containing protein, with translation MPEPDLFESENSVLAHARSVFCDVDAGEEAYRHTLGQLISYYERLMRETRRLIRRSDREELEMNRLNHRLQELAQELEYRATHDTLTGALNRGAVIDRATAALARGSLALIVIDIDHFKRLNDDFGHPVGDAVICGVTACLKDTVRMEGVIGRMGGEEFAALLPDFTIDAAATLADQMRQAIAGHRFPAPVNREVTASFGVSWSPQGRPFEHAYGRADEALYEAKRGGRNRVTQARE, from the coding sequence ATGCCCGAGCCCGATCTGTTCGAATCGGAGAACAGCGTTCTGGCCCACGCCAGATCCGTGTTCTGCGATGTCGACGCGGGCGAGGAAGCCTATCGTCACACCCTTGGCCAGCTCATCAGCTACTACGAGCGGCTGATGCGCGAGACGCGCCGCTTGATCCGGCGCAGCGACCGTGAAGAGCTGGAAATGAACCGTCTCAACCACCGGTTGCAGGAACTGGCCCAGGAACTCGAATACCGCGCCACGCACGACACACTGACCGGCGCGCTCAACCGCGGCGCCGTCATCGACCGCGCCACAGCGGCGCTGGCGCGCGGCAGCCTCGCGCTGATCGTGATCGACATCGACCACTTCAAGCGCCTGAACGACGACTTCGGCCACCCCGTGGGCGATGCGGTGATCTGCGGCGTCACGGCCTGCCTGAAGGACACGGTCCGCATGGAAGGCGTGATCGGACGCATGGGCGGCGAAGAGTTCGCGGCGCTGCTGCCCGACTTCACGATCGACGCCGCCGCCACGTTGGCCGACCAGATGCGCCAGGCCATCGCCGGACATCGTTTCCCTGCCCCCGTCAACCGCGAGGTCACCGCCAGCTTCGGCGTAAGCTGGTCACCGCAGGGCCGCCCGTTCGAGCACGCCTACGGCCGCGCGGACGAGGCGTTGTATGAAGCCAAGCGAGGCGGGCGGAATCGGGTGACGCAGGCGCGGGAGTGA
- a CDS encoding IS256-like element IS1090 family transposase, whose translation MPRKPKAPLAELPAIPAELLEQFGNGPMTAEAIHAATLALKKALIERALGGEMNHHLGYSPGAAKPAAVTNQRNGKGAKTVLTEDGPIRIEVPRDRDGSFEPLLIPKHERRFTGFDDKIVAMYARGMTVREIQGFLQEQYGTEVSPDFISSVTDEVMAEVTAWQARPLEQMYPVVFFDALRVKIREDAVVRNKAVYLALGVLPDGTREILGLWIENTEGAKFWMKVFNDLKTRGVNDILIAVTDGLKGMPEALSAVFPATTLQTCIVHLIRNSLNYASWKDRKALAAAIRPIYTAPSAEAAEAELNTFAAGPWGQKFPTVSASWRNAWDRVIPFFAFPPAVRRVIYTTNAIENINSQLRKIIKTRGHFPSDEAATKLIWLALRNITSDWGRAAKDWKDAMNQFAILYQDRFVRPSV comes from the coding sequence ATGCCTCGCAAACCGAAAGCCCCGCTGGCAGAGCTGCCGGCGATCCCCGCCGAGCTGCTTGAGCAGTTCGGCAATGGCCCGATGACGGCCGAAGCCATCCATGCCGCGACCCTGGCACTCAAGAAAGCGCTGATCGAGCGAGCCCTGGGCGGCGAGATGAATCATCATCTCGGCTATTCACCGGGCGCAGCCAAACCAGCCGCCGTCACCAACCAGCGCAACGGTAAAGGTGCGAAGACGGTTCTGACCGAAGATGGCCCAATCCGAATCGAGGTGCCTCGCGACCGTGACGGCAGCTTCGAGCCGTTGCTGATTCCAAAGCACGAACGGCGCTTCACGGGCTTCGATGACAAGATCGTCGCCATGTACGCTCGGGGCATGACCGTGCGCGAGATTCAGGGTTTCCTGCAGGAGCAATACGGCACCGAGGTCTCGCCCGATTTCATCAGTTCGGTTACCGACGAGGTCATGGCCGAAGTCACCGCCTGGCAAGCCAGGCCGCTTGAGCAGATGTATCCGGTCGTGTTCTTCGACGCACTGCGAGTGAAGATCCGTGAGGATGCCGTCGTACGCAACAAGGCGGTCTATCTGGCGCTGGGCGTTCTGCCCGACGGCACGCGCGAGATTCTGGGGCTGTGGATCGAGAACACCGAAGGCGCCAAGTTCTGGATGAAGGTTTTCAACGATCTCAAGACGCGCGGCGTCAACGACATTCTGATCGCAGTGACCGACGGCCTCAAGGGCATGCCGGAGGCGCTGAGCGCAGTATTCCCGGCGACCACGCTGCAAACCTGCATCGTCCATCTGATCCGCAACAGCCTGAATTACGCTAGCTGGAAAGATCGCAAAGCGCTAGCCGCCGCGATCCGGCCGATCTACACCGCGCCGAGTGCGGAAGCCGCCGAAGCTGAGCTCAATACGTTTGCCGCGGGACCATGGGGGCAGAAATTCCCGACGGTCAGCGCTTCATGGCGTAACGCCTGGGACCGCGTGATCCCGTTCTTCGCATTTCCGCCGGCGGTGCGCAGGGTGATCTACACGACAAATGCCATAGAAAATATCAATTCGCAGCTACGCAAGATCATCAAGACCCGAGGCCACTTCCCGAGCGACGAGGCAGCGACTAAGCTTATCTGGCTGGCGCTACGCAATATCACCTCTGACTGGGGTCGTGCCGCAAAAGATTGGAAGGACGCAATGAACCAATTTGCTATCCTCTACCAGGATCGATTCGTTCGACCATCCGTGTGA